A genomic region of Pristiophorus japonicus isolate sPriJap1 chromosome 22, sPriJap1.hap1, whole genome shotgun sequence contains the following coding sequences:
- the LOC139235188 gene encoding steroidogenic acute regulatory protein-like: protein MLPATFKLFCGISHQHFRNMTGLKRTAVAALAHELRRMKIRDYFLSSTWDTPAQKRTRRGVFKVEDERLEINRALNTEELSYVKQGEEALQKALGILNQDAGWTTEIKMENGDNVVSKVLPGIGKVFKLEAVLDATMEHVYNELYEKIDQMSLWNPSVKHVHVLQKIGKETMVTHEIMGDTAGNIIGKRDFVSVRHCWKEGSYCYLAGIATESKFMPPQKGFVRAETGPSCITLHPAGNDKKTTQFTWLLSMDLKGWLPKSLINQALSQAQVDFAEHLRQQLSTNSFSVSC from the exons ATGTTACCAGCAACATTCAAATTGTTCTGTGGGATCTCACATCAGCATTTCAGGAACATGACAG GATTGAAGAGAACTGCAGTGGCCGCACTAGCACATGAACTAAGAAGAATGAAAATAAGAGACTATTTTCTGTCAAGCACCTGGGATACTCCAGCCCAGAAAAGGACCCGTCGTGGAG TTTTCAAGGTAGAAGATGAAAGGCTGGAAATAAACAGGGCTCTCAACACAGAAGAATTGTCCTATGTTAAGCAAGGCGAAGAAGCTTTACAAAAAGCTCTAGGCATTTTAAACCAAGATGCTGGATGGACAACGGAAATCAAAATG GAAAATGGTGACAATGTTGTGAGCAAAGTTCTGCCTGGAATTGGAAAGGTCTTCAAATTGGAGGCTGTTCTGGATGCAACAATGGAACATGTGTATAATGAACTGTATGAAAAAATAGACCAAATGAGCTTGTGGAATCCAAGCGTCAAACACGTACAT GTCCTGCAAAAAATTGGTAAAGAAACCATGGTAACTCATGAAATCATGGGCGACACAGCTGGAAACATCATTGGAAAGAGAGACTTTGTGAGTGTGAGGCATTGCTGGAAAGAAGGGTCATATTGCTACTTGGCTGGAATAGCTACAGAATCCAAGTTCATGCCACCGCAGAAAGGCTTCGTAAG AGCGGAAACTGGGCCTTCCTGTATTACGCTACATCCAGCAGGCAACGACAAGAAGACGACTCAATTTACTTGGCTTCTCAGCATGGACCTTAAG GGTTGGCTACCAAAGTCCCTTATCAATCAAGCATTGTCACAGGCACAGGTGGATTTTGCAGAACACTTACGCCAGCAACTCTCCACTAATTCATTCTCTGTATCCTGCTGA